The following are encoded in a window of Penaeus monodon isolate SGIC_2016 chromosome 9, NSTDA_Pmon_1, whole genome shotgun sequence genomic DNA:
- the LOC119576765 gene encoding trigger factor-like — MSGPTLLLLSVDTASEDGVEDGALLDTALNVTEVRVDTADDNDDENGREDDVDEDVVEDNEETDDDDDDDDDDDDTGFCDDFCRAAVEAFVMVTEEVEGKEGKEGKSRGLSTSIFSSASPPGFVDAMDVGPAGGNHKKKS, encoded by the coding sequence ATGTCTGGGCCCACTTTGCTACTGCTCAGTGTGGACACAGCCTCCGAGGATGGGGTGGAAGATGGGGCGCTGCTGGACACGGCACTTAATGTTACAGAGGTGAGGGTGGACACggcagatgataatgatgatgagaacggcAGGGAGGATGACGTAGACGAAGATGTAGTCGAGGATAATGAAgaaacagatgatgatgatgacgatgacgacgacgatgacgatacAGGGTTTTGCGATGACTTCTGCAGAGCTGCTGTGGAGGCTTTTGTGATGGTGACTGAGGAGGTGGAAGGTAAAGAGGGCAAGGAAGGCAAGAGCAGAGGCTTGTCCACCTCCATCTTTTCCTCGGCTTCACCACCCGGGTTTGTTGATGCTATGGATGTGGGACCTGCAGGagggaatcacaaaaaaaaatcttaa